The sequence below is a genomic window from Bosea sp. F3-2.
GCCTCGCCTCGGTCTCGGCGCAGCTCAGCACGCCCTCGCGGCGGAAGCGCGGACGCAGGAGCTGCATCGGGTGGCCTTTCAACGAGAGCCGCACCGTCTGGTAGTCGGCAACGATATGTTCGGCCAGCGGCATGACGGGCAGCGCCATCGCCGACTCCTGTCCGAGCTCGCGGGCCTGGGCGGCTGCGAAGAGCGGCAGTGCCGGATCGTCCGGCAGGCGGCGCACGGCCCAGAGCGCTTCACGCCGGTCGAGCCCGAGCGAACGGAAGGCATCAGCATCGGCCAGCAGGCGCATGGCGCGGGCGGGCAGATTGGCCCGGCGCATCAGTTCCTCGACATCGTGGTAGGGGCCGCTCGCTTCCCGCGCCTTTTCGATGGCGTGGCCCCAGTCCTCCTTGAAGCTGTCGATCTGGCAGAAGCCTAGGCGCAGGGCGAAGGGGTGTTTCGGTTCATCCTTCCCATTTTCAGTACAGGCGCTGGGAGAACCCCTCTCCTGTAAGGAGAGGGGCAGGGGTGAGGTGTCGGCCGCTGGACCAATCGGGCGCCACATCTCGGCGGCGCTGCGGTGAGGATCCGGCACACCATCCAACGGCCTTCCCCTCACCCTGCCCTCTCCCTCCGGGAGAGGGTTCCCCGCGGCTTTCTCGGCCACGCCGTCGACATCAATCTTCTCCAGCCCATTGTCCCAGCCACTCCGGTTCACATCGACCGGGCGCGCCTCCACTTTTCCGTTTTCCTCCGCCTCGCGGACGATCTGAGCCGGGGCGTAGAAGCCCATCGGCTGGGAATTCAGCAGCGCGCAGGCGAAGGCGGCCGGGTGGTGCTTCTTCAGATAGGAGGAGATGTAGACCAGCTTGGCGAAGGAAGCCGCATGGCTCTCCGGGAAGCCGTAGCTGCCGAAGCCCTTGATCTGGTCGAAGCAGCGCTGGGCGAAATCGCGCTCGTAGCCGCGTGCGACCATGCGCTCGACCATCATCGCCTCGTAATTGCCGATGGTGCCGGCATTGCGGAAGGTCGCCATCGCCTTGCGCAGGCCGTTGGCTTCGATGTCCGAAAACTCGGCCGCGACCATGGCCAGCTTCATCGCCTGCTCCTGAAAGAGCGGGACGCCGAGGGTCTTGTTCAGGACCTCCTTCAATTCATCCTTGTCATGGGGCGGCTTCGGAGAAGGAAATACGACGTCCTCCAGCTTGGCCCGCCGCTTCAGATAGGGATGCACCATATTGCCCTGGATCGGGCCGGGCCGAACGATCGCGACCTGGATGACGAGGTCGTAGAACTCCCGCGGCTTCAGCCGCGGTAGCATGTTCATCTGCGCCCGGCTCTCGACCTGGAAAACTCCGAGCGACTTGCCCTCGCAGAGCATGTCGTAGGTGCCTTCATCGCCGTCCGTGAAATCGGCGAGCTGATAGGACCTTCCGCCATTGGCTGCGATCAGCTCGAACGCCTTGCGGATGCAGGTCAGCATGCCGAGCGCCAGCACATCGACCTTCATCAGCCTGAGCGCGTCGATGTCGTCGCGGTCCCATTCGATGAAGGTGCGATCGGCCATCGCGGCGTTGCCGATCGGCACCGTTTCGTCGAGACGGCCGCGCGACAATACGAAGCCGCCGACGTGCTGGGAGAGATGGCGCGGATAGCCCAGGAGCCGGATGGCGAAATCGACGGCGCGGCGGATCGTCGGGTTCTTCGGATCGAGCCCGGCCTGGCGGACGCGATTGTCACCGATCTCGCTGCCCCAGCTGCCCCATTGCGTGTCGGCGATGCGAGCGGTGACGTCCTCGGTCAGGCCCAGCACCTTGCCGACCTCGCGGATGGCGCTGCGCGGCCGGTAATGGATCACGGTGGCGGCGATGCCAGCACGCTCACGACCGTACTTCCAGTAGATCCACTGGATCACCTCCTCGCGCCGCTCATGTTCGAAGTCGACGTCGATGTCGGGCGGCTCGCGGCGCTCGGTCGAGATGAAGCGCTCGAACAGCACGTCGTTGTCGTTGGGATCAACGGCGGTGATGCCGAGCACGTAGCAGACGGCTGAATTGGCAGCCGAGCCGCGGCCCTGGCAGAGAATGCCCTTGCTATCAGCGAACTCGACGATCTGGCGGATGGTCAGGAAATAGCGGGCGTATTCCAGCGTCTCGATGAGAGCGAGCTCCTTCGTCAGCAATCCCTGCACCTTTTCCGGCACGCCGTCGGGATAGCGGATCAGGCTGCGGCGCCGGACCAGTTCCACGAGCCAGTCCTGATCCTTCCAGCCGGGCGGCACCGGCTCGTCGGGATATTCATATTTCAGCTGGCGGAGGTCGAATTCGACGCGGGAGAAGAGATGCTGCGTCTCGGCGATCGCCTCAGGCGCATCGCGGAAGAGGCGGGCCATCTCCTGCGGCAGCTTGAGGTGGCGCTCGGCATTGGCCTCCAGCAATCGCCCTGCCCGCTCTATGGTGACGCCCTCGCGGATACAGGTGAGCACGTCCTGAAGATCGCGCTGCTCGATGGAATCGTAGAGCGCATCATTGGTCGCGATCAGCGGAGTGCGGGTCACGGCGGCGATCGTCTTCAGCCGCGCGAGGCGGCGGCGGTCGTCGCCGCGCCGATGCATGCTGGCAGCAAGCCAGACCGCGCCGGGCGCGGCGTCATCGAGCCTAGCGAGCAACCCGGCCAAGCCATCGAGGCGCTGCCCCGGCATCAGGATCAGCAACAGGTCCCGGGCATCGTTCAGGAGGTCGTCGAGGACGAGGTGGCATTCGCCCTTCTTCACGCCCTCCTTCAGGTTGCCATGACTGAGCAAGCGGCAGAGGCGGCCCCAGCCGGCGCGGTTGGCCGGGTAGGCGACGATGTCGGGCGTGCCGTCGGCGAAGACGAGGCGCGTTCCGGTCGCGAGCTTGAAGCGATCCGCTATCGCCTGCATCTGCTCAGGCTTGAAGGATAGATCGGCGAAATCCGGGTTCTCGACCCAGATATATTCGCCGGGGCTGCCACCTTTTCTGACCTTCTCGGGCGCCGGCAAACCGTCCTCCCGCAACTGCCTCAGCGCGGCCCAGGCGCGCACCACGCCCGCCACCGTGTTGCGGTCGGCGATGCCGATGCCGGCATATCCGAGCAGAAGCGCCGTCAGCACCATGTTCGGCCCCGGCGAGGCGCCGCGCAGGAAGGAAAAATTCGTCGCCGCAACAGGTTCGGCGAAGGGGCTGACAGACTGATTCATGCGAAGAGCCCGTGCAGGAACCAGCGTGGCGGGGCGCTATCGGCCTCATAGAAGCCGGTGCGGTAGAGCCAGAAGCGACGGCCTTGCGCATCCTCGACGCGATAATAATCGCGCATCGGCTCGTCGCTGCCGTCGCGCCACCATTCGGGCGCGATGCGCTCGGGGCCTTCGGCGCGGGCGACGTCATGGGTGAGGCGCCGCCAGCGGAAGCGGATCGGCGGACCGTCCGGCACCTCCGCGATGGCCTCGACCGGCTGCGGCGGCTCGAAGAGCTGGAGCGGACGGGCCGGCGGCTCCTGCGGCTCGGGCTCGGGCCAGACCGCTTCCGGCAGCGGCGCGGCGGCCGAAAGCGCTTTTGCCGCGCGGACGGGGTGATGCGTGTCCTGCGCCGCGAAGCGCAACACCCGGTCGCGGCCGAAGCGGGTAACGAGCCGGTCGACGAGATCGGTCACGGCCTCCTCCTCGACGGCGCGGCCATCGAGGCTGTGTTGCGGCGTGTTCAGCAGCTCGCAGACCGGCACGGAGAGCTTGATCGCATCGAAGCCGAAGCCGGGATCGAGCGGATCGGCCAGCGTCTCGATACGCTCGCGATAGAGCCGAAGCAGCGCCTTCGCATCGCGTGAGGGCCTGCCGGTCTCGATGGCGAGGCGGCGGACAGTGCCGTCGCTGCGGAAGAAGGCGATCTCGAAAACGCGCCCGCCTTCGCCACGCGCCTCCAGCACACGGGCCGCTTCCCCGATCAGGCGGGTGACCACCGCCTCGAGGCTCGCGCTATCGGCGAAGGGCTCGGCGAAATGACGCTCGACAATGCAGTCCGGCGGCGAGCGCAGAGGCGTGATGCGCCGGTCCTCGCAGCGGAGGATGCGCCTGAGCTTCGTCGCCAGCGCCTCGCCGAAGCGGGCGGACAGGGTCTCCGAAGGGCGTGCCGCGACATCGGCCAAGGTTTTCAAACCGGCACGGGAGAGCGCGATCACGATCTCGGCTTCGGCCTCCAGCGCCGCGACCGGCAGCAGACGCAGCACGGCTTCGTCCCGTCCCGGCGGGATGATGCCGCCCCGTGTGAAGCGGGCGCAGGCGCGAGCAGCGTCGGGCGTGGCGGCGATGGCGGCTTTCAGGCTCAAACCCATCCGGTCCATCACCCGCCGCACAAGGCCAACCATCCGCTCCTCGCCGCCGAAGAGATGGGCGCAGCCGGTGATGTCGAGCATGATACCATGCGGTTCATCCAGCGCGACCAGGGGCGTGAAGCGGTCGCAGAAGGCGGCGAGCGCTTCGAGGAACTCACGATCCGCCCGGGGCTCAGCCTCCAGTGCGACGAGATCGGGGACGCGGGCGCGGGCATCGGCCAGGGTCAGGCCGCGGGTCAGACCAAGATCGAGAGCACGCCTGTCGCAATCGACCAAGCGCAGTGCGTTGTGCTGCGTCTCGACCAGGACATGCGACTTCTCAGCCGGCGCGCCGAAGGCCGGAATCGCGCCCGTCCGCCGCAACCTGTCCGTCGCCAGGAAGGGGAACCAGAGGGCGAGATAGCGGCGCGGCATGGTCTGTCCGGGAAGCCAGTCTGTCGGATCGGTCGAAAAGGCTGCGTTCCGCGAAAGTTCGTCGGTCACGGTCCCACTCCACATGCCACTCACGTTCCGCCGCACCGCCGCGCTGGCGCAGCAATCTCACGACAAAAGCCGGCGCGCCCGGGGCATTGGCCTCCAGCGCCCGTGATGCGAGCGCCCGCACCTGCCAGCGCGTGCGCGCCGCGCTCGGCGTCTCGGCCGCCGCCACGCGCAGCAGCAGGACCGGCACGCCCGAGCCTTCGGCCGCCAGAGCGAGGCGGCGGCTCGCCGTCAGGTCGAAGGCGCGCGGCTCGCCCCAGGGTTCGATCAGCACGGCGCCGAGCGCCGGGCAGCGTGCCGCCTCGGCACCAGCCCGCAGCACGCTTTCGCCATCGCGCGCCCGCACCAGCAGGAGGCGCGCCGGATCGAGGCCAAGCTCGTTGAGCCCTGGCGCATGCAGCCGGCCAGCCTCGGCATCGACAAAATCCTGCCGCGCCCAGAGGATCGGCCGCTCAGCAATCTTTTCCTCCGCCGCCCCCGCCCTCAAAGCGAGCCCGAGCGCGAAGCCGGTCGCGGTAGCGAGATCGGCCACCTCGGCAGCGTAGATCTCGTGCAGCGCCGCCCGGGCGAGGCCGCCATTCAGGGCCTCGTCCAGCGAAGCCACGCCCAGGTCGATCCGCGCCTGCGAAGCCGGGCCCGCGCGCAGGGCCGCTTCGGCAAGGCTACGGCGCAGATCGGACAGGGTCGGGGCGGTGGCTGCAGTCATGGCAATAAGGTAATTGTTCTCTCTTTGTTCTTTTATAGACCCCTCCCCGCCGGAAGGCGAGTCGAGTCTCACCGCCCTCCGCCTCATCCCTTGTCCCCACCCCCAAAGTTTGTCGGCTGGTGAGGGTAGTGTGTCGGCATCAGTAGGCGAAGTTTGTCGGCAGCGTTGCTCCGTCTCGGACAATCCCCGATCTGCAGGTCAGAACGCACCTTCTCAGACGCTGTGCGGGCCACTTGCTGACAGCTGAGGCCAACGCTTGAAAGCCGGGAGTTGGATCGACGCGGGGCCTTTCCCCACGCCGGCAACTGTGGCGCACCCCAAATGAGCGCCATTCCCCCTAGAAGACCGTGCTATCCCACCCCAGAAGTCTGCGTTAGCGCACCCATAAGTCATCGGCGGTGGAAATCCGGCTATGCCCGCAGAAGCACCATGGCGCGCGCGCTCATGGGCTCCTATCGTAACGAACAGGCGGGCCGACGGCGTAGGGACAAACAGCTACGACATGAAGATGAGCTCTGCTCAAATCGACCTGTTTGATGACGCGCCAGGCTACCGGGAGGCACCGCGGCCAGCGCCGAGGAAGCGTCCGGCCACGGCGCCCTCACCGGCTGGTTGGGACGACGAGGAAGCGGCTCATCGGCTTGAGCAGAGCGGCCAATTCAGGGTTCTGCGGAAGCTCGTGCCGCGCCCAATCATACCGCGGGCCCAAAGCGTCTTTCCGAACCTCGCGATCCTGGTCGACACCGAGACCACTGGTCTGAACCACGCCAAGGACGAGATCATCGAAGTTGGCGCGGTCGCATTCACATACGACGATGACGGCGTGATCGGCGATGTCGTGGGCGTCTACAGCGGGCTTCGTCAGCCTTCGGAACCGATCCCGGCGGAAATCACGCGGCTGACGGGGATCACCGATGAGATGGTTGCCGGGCTCGAAATTGACATCGCGGCGCTCGATGCGCTGGTTGAGCCTGCAGACCTGATCATTGCTCACAACGCCGCATTCGATCGGCCGTTTTGCGAGAAGCTCTCGCCTACCTTCGCGTCCAAAGCCTGGGCGTGTTCCGTGAAGGAGATCCCATGGGCGGATCTTGGCTTCGAGGGAAACAAACTCGGCTACCTCGTCGGCCAGTCTGGCCTGTTTCACGGGGCGCACCGAGCGACGGATGATTGCAACGCGCTGTTGGAGGTCCTCGCGCGGCCGCCCGAAGAGAATCGTGCGCGGCCATTCGCTGAACTCCTGCGATCCAGCGAGCAGAGTCGGGTGCGCATCTATGCGGAAAACGCGCCATTCGACATGAAGGACCAGCTAAAAAGCAGAGGCTACCGCTGGTCGGATGGAAGCGACGGTCGGCCGAGAGCCTGGTGGATCGAGACCGAGGAAGAACTCCGCGTGGAGGAGTTCCGCTATCTTCGTACCGAGATCTATTGCTGGGAAGACGCCGAGCCGCTGACGTGGCGGCTCACGGCGCTTGATCGATATCGCGCGTAATTACCTCGTATAGGCAATGCGGGAACGTAGTGGCGCCAATAGGTGTAAAGCGTTCAAGACCTAATCGGCGCGCTGGTCGGAGCTTTCGTCGTCGCCAAGGAGCAGAGCGGTTCGCCTGCGGTCATCCACTCCCGTGCGGCCTAAGAGCGTTGGGCCGAAAGCGTGAACTTCAGTTTCGGTCCGATGCCATGGAGCTCTGCCGCGTTTCGGAGATTATGATCGATAGGCACAGGACACTTTGCCTCAGCGAATGGAAAGCGCGGCGTCGGCCTCTCAGCGCGCCGTTTGCCTGGGAACCAGACAGACGATCCTAACGGGTCTCTAGTCCAGGCGCCGCGCACACGGTCGCTTCCTTCAGCAACAGCCGCCGATTGAGTCACGTGGCCGAGGCTAGCAGCTCGGCAATGGAGCTGCCACCCACGTACTCCTCATTGACATCGGTATAGCGCTGTCTATTTGTTGCGCCGCAAGGTGTATGGCGCCCGAATCCGCGTGATCCGCCAAACGTCTATCGGCACGTGAGCCGATCCGGTCGCAGCCTACCCGGTAAAAACAAGGAACCCCGGTGAAGACTATCATTATCTGCGGATGGGAATCCGTGACCCTCGCGCACGAGGTCCCGGCCAAAGCGGCCGTCATCCGCCACGTGTCACTTGACTACGGCCGGCGCCATAAAACAGAGCTGACCCATGCACGGGAGCGCGCTTTGGCGTGCCCCGCGACGTCGTCCACATGATCGGCGCTGACCTGCCGCGGCAGGGTCCCAGAGGGGCACTATGCGGAAGATAGCATGCGCGTCACCGTCGAACCCAATACCCCATCAATTCGGCAGTAGCCTTCGGTGTAGGCGCGGCGGAACAACCCGATTCCGAGGCGGTAACGGTCCGTAGCGGCGCTCATCTGTTGTTCTCGCAACTGCGTCGAGCCGGGCGAGGCATTTGGCCTCGCTTCTCAGAACAATCCTACTAGTGCCCGGATTACTGGATCGAAGATCGCCAGGGATACCAGGCAGCGCAACAGCAATAGGGCGCGCAGTCATGTACACCATCGCCAAGCGATTTGCCTTTTCGGCGTCACACGTGATCGGCGGCCTGCCTTCGGATCACCCCTGCGCCCGGCTGCACGGCCACAACTATGAGGTCGAGGTCATTCTGCAATCAGCCGACCTTGATCCGGTGGGCTTTGTCCGCGATTACCGCGAGCTCTCGGAACTCAAGGCGCTCATCGACAACAGCCTGGATCATCGACACCTCAACGAGGTCCTCGGACATGACCGGACAACCAGTGAGGTCATTGCCAAGTGGATCTACGACTGGTGCAGTGCGCGGTGGCCAGAAGTCGCTGCCGTCCGCATCAGCGAGACGCCGAAAACGTGGGCGGAGTACCGTCCATGAAGGGGAGCATTCGCATCAGCGAGATCTTCGGTCCGACGGTCCAGGGAGAAGGTCCGTTGATCGGACGCCCGACAGTGTTCGTACGCACGGGTGGTTGCGATTATCGCTGTCGATGGTGCGACACACTTTACGCGGTGCTGCCCGAGTTCCGCGAAGATTGGACGCTGATGACGCCAAACGCAATCCTGACCGAGGTGGAGCGGCTGTCGAACTCTGCGGGGGTGCTCGTGTCGTTATCGGGGGGCAATCCCGCACTTCAGCCTTTGGCTCCGCTCATCGAACAGGGGCGCCAGAAAGGTCACACATTCGCCCTTGAGACCCAAGGCAGTGTGCCGCAGCCTTGGTTTGCCGCGCTTGACTGGCTCATGCTCAGCCCGAAGCCGCCGTCTTCGGGGATGGCAACCGAGTGGCGGGCCCTCGATGATTGCGTCGCGGCCGCAAAGAGCGGACCGCAATGCGTCGTCAAGGTAGCTGTGTTCGACGACGAGGATTACGCTTACGCCCGGTTCTTGGCGAACCGCTGCCCGGGCTTACCGGTTTATCTGCAGGTCGGGAATTCTGCTCCGCTGATCTCCCATGCGGGCCCTGGCAGCGAAGAGGCCGATTCTTCCGCAGTTGCATGTGTTGGCCTGGGGCAACAGACGCGGCGTTTAACGGCATACCTTGTTGTGCCCTAATTCCGATTAAGAACGCTAATCATTGTGCGGCGCCTCGACGACCTGCGCCCGGCTGGCTACCGAGCAATGATCGCCAGGTTTGTGGAACCGTCTCGATCTCGTCGAAAGCCACGCGGAAAGTTTCGCGATCGATGCTGATGAGTTCCATGACCGCTCGGACGATTATGCTACTCGACGAAGCTCCCGCTCAGTCACTCCAAGGGCGCTCAACAGCTCAGCACGAACTTCCGCGAAACGTCTCGCCCGCGGGCCGGCCTCAATCGGAAGATCGATTTGGATGTCCACCGTGAACCGCCCTTCATCCAGGACAAGGACACGTTGTGCGAGATTAATCGCTTCTTCGACGTCATGCGTCACGAGCAGCACGGCCGGCTTGTGGCGAGCGCAGAGATCGAGGAGAAGCGACTGCATCCGCAAGCGTGTCAGCGCATCAAGCGCACCAAAAGGCTCGTCGAGAAGGAGCAGATCCGGCTCGCGCACGAGTGAACGCGCCAACGCAGCTCGCTGCTGTTCGCCGCCGGAAAGCTGCATCGGCCAAGCTGATGCTCTTGCTGTCAGCTCGACCTCAGCAAGCGACTGCAGAGCTCGTTCCTCCGGGGCAGCTCCTTTGAGGCCTAAGGCGACGTTATCGATGACCTTCTTCCAGGGAAGCAGACGGGCGTCCTGGAAGACAACAGAAATGGCCTTCGGAATTTCCAGCCGTCCCCTTCCCGGCACACCATGGTCGAGACCAGCGAGCGCACGAAGGAGAGTGCTTTTGCCTGAGCCGGATCGTCCGAGGAGCGTGACGAATTCGCCGCGGCGGATTTCGAGATCGACGCCGTCGATGATGGTTCGTTCACCGTAGCACCGCTTTAAGCCGCGAACCCGAACGACAGGGCTTAATCCGCCAGAATTTTGCGCCATGGCAGAGCCTTCCGTGTGATGAGCCGCACCAGCCAGTCTGAGCTAAGGCCGAGCGCAGCGTAGACCGCGAGGCAGAGAATGATCACCTCCGTCTGGCCATAGGTTCGGGCGAGATTGATCATATACCCGAGCCCGCTTGTCGCGTTCACTTGCTCGACTACAACTAACGCCAGCCAGGAATAGGTAACGCCAAAGCGCAAGCCGAGGAGAAAGCCCGGCAACGCCGCCGGTAGGACCACGTGGCGCAGAAACTGCGCATGGGTGAGATCGAGCGTCTCTGCCAGCTCGATAAAGCGCGCATCAGTGGACCGCAGGCCATCGTGCGTCTGGATGTAGATCGGTGCGAACGTGATCAGCGCGATGGTCAGGATTTTCATGCCCTCACCAATGCCGAACCAAAGCATCAGCAGAGGGATCAGCGCCAAGGCCGGAATAGCACGCTTAATCTGAATAGGGCCGTCTACGAGATACTCGCCCACCCGGCTTAAACCAGCGATCACGCCAAGCGAAGCACCGGCCACGATGCCCCAAAACAAGCCCCAGAACGAACGCACGAACGAGGTCCAAAGGTTTTCCTGCAACCGCCCATCCTGCACGAGCTCCAGACCCGTCGTCGCCACTGTCCACGGTGCCGACAAGATGCGGTCATCGATATAGCCGGTTGCAGAACCGACGAGCCAGAGAACGAGCAAGAGTGCCGGCCCGAGCGCGGCGCCATAGGGTATGGGACGCCCCGGTCCCAATTTCCTGCGCCGGCGGGAAGAACTGTCGTCGTCTGCGTTGACAGCGTCGTTCCGGCTAAGCCAGCGATTTGAAACCCGCAGTCGACCAAAGCGTGGGCGGGATATCGATATGTCAGCCATGACTCATTCTCCCAGATAGGCCGCGCCCGCAACCTTCTCGAACCGCCTGTCAAACAGCGCCTCGGCCTTGAGAACCGGCTTGCGAAGTTCCGCAGCCAGGAGATCAATCGTCTCCTGCTGCCGCTCGATAGCGCCGCCCCATTCGAGCGGAACGTCTGGTTTCCCATTGGACTCGACGAGGAAACGCCCGGCGTCCGGCTTTAGCCCTTGGTCTTTGACGTAATAGCCTTTGATCCACTCGTCCGGGTGCGCCTCGATCCATCGGGTGGCCCTGCCCCAAGCCTGGACATAAGCGCGAACCGCAGCGGCCTTATTCGCGTCCTCCAAAGACGACTTCACCACATAAAGATAGGCCGGGTCGTCGCGCAGACCATGCGGAAGCGCCTTTGCTCCATCCCGTGCATAGTTCTGGACGAACCGCTGCTTGTTGGCCTCGGCGATTGGCGCGACATCGACCAGCTTGCTCGCCAGCGCATTCACATACGCATCGCCGACACTCGGAAGTTCGACAAGTTGGACATCGTTGTGAGCGAGATTTAGCTTCTTGAGCAGGCGAAGCACGAGCGCGCCTTGCGCCTGTCCCGGGCTGAAGGCAACCTTCTTGCCTTTCAGATCTTCAAGCTTCTCGATACCCGAACCGGGGGCTGTCGCGATCACGTAGATCGGATGCCCCACCGGATCCAGGCGGAACTTCGCAGCCACGATCTTCACATCAAGACCGGTCCATTGCGCGTGGATCGGCGGGATGTCCGCAACCGAGCCAATATCGAGGGCCTTCGCGCGGAAGGCCTCTATCGTTTGAGGGCCGCCTGAGATGTTCGCCCACTCCACCTTGAACGGCAGGCGCTCCAGCTCTCCGGAAAGGGTCAACGCCACGCGCGTTTGCGGGTCACCGACAACCAGGGTTGTACCTGGCGCAATATGTCCCGGTATTGGAGCGCTTTCCGGCAACGGGCTCGCCATGGCGGACCCTGCCAGCATCACCGATAGGAGTGCCGCATCGATCAACTTCATCGAAGTCCTCGTTCAAAATCGCGCTGCCGGCGAGCCGGAAGGTGGGCATAGGAGATGAGACAAGAGTCCTCAGGCGCTTTTGCGCCTCGCTTGCGCGTAACCGCTTTCCGGTCGCGTCAGCCCGTAATGGTCGCGCAGCGTCGAACCGGCATATTCGTGGCGGAAGAGGCCGCGCTTTCGCAGGATCGGAACGACTTCGTCCACGAAAGCATCGAACCCACCGTGCAGCCAAGGCGGCATGACGTTAAAGCCATCCGCGGCGCCATGTTCGAACCAGGTCTGAATCTCGTTAGCGACGTGCTCGGGCGTACCGACGACCACCCGATGGCCACGCGCGCCAGCGAGCCGTTTGATCAACTGCCGTATAGTCGGGTTCTCGCGGTCAACGATGTCGAGCACAAGCTGGAAGCGGCTCGCTATGCCCTTGGGGCCACCCGTGTCGACGAGGTGGCGCGGGAAAGGCCCATCAAGATCGAACCCGGACAGGTCCAGTCCAATCATACGCTTCAGCTGATCAAGCGACGCGGCGGGCTGGATGAGATCGTTAATCTCCTCCTCCAAGCTATCCGCTTCAGCTTGCGTGGATCCCAAGAAGGGGCTGATGCCCGGAAGGACACGGATATGAGCCGGGTGCCTTCCGAGCGCCGCTCCTCGGTTCTTGATATCGGCATAAAACTCCTGCGCGCTCGCAAGCGTTTGGTGAGCAGTGAAGATCGCCTCCGCAAACTTGGCGGCAAACGAGCGGCCATCGTCGGAAGAACCAGCCTGGACGTAGACCGGTCGCCCTTGCGGAGAACGCGACACATTGAGAGGCCCGCGCACGCGGTAGTGCCGGCCCACATGATCGATGGCATGGACTTTTTCGCTGTCCGCGAAAATCCCGCTCTCTGAATCGGCAACGAGGGCCTCGTCTTCCCAGCTGTCCCAGAGCTTCGTGACGACCTCGAGGAATTCCCGGGCTTTCTCGTAACGCTCGCCATGAGGTGGGTGTTCTGGCAAGCCGAAATTCTGAGCCGCCCCGGCATCGCTGGTGGTCACGATATTCCACCCGGCACGACCATTGCTAATGTGGTCCAGAGACGCGAACAGCCGAGCGAGGTTATAGGGCTCGTTATATGTCGTGGAGGCAGTTCCGATCAGCCCGATATGGCTTGTCGCTGCAGCGATTGCGGTGAGCCAGGTAACAGGCTCGAACCGAACGCGCGAGGAGTACCGTACATTCTCCGGCAGTGAAGGTCCGTCTGCAAAGAAGATCGCATCGAACTTCGCGGCTTCCGCCTTCTGCGCGAGCTCTTGATAATATCGAATATCGAGAACGCGTTTTGGCTCCGATGCACGATAGCGCCAAGCAGCTTCATGGTGGCCGCCGGGATAGATGAACAGGTTGAGCGTAAGCTGGCGTTGAGAGCCTGTCATTTGGCGCTCCTCTCTGCGATAGCATCGGTGGGACGCCGGACAGCGCCTCTGTACCTGTTACGATGCCGACGAGCTCAATAACCGGTCAAGGGAACTATTTTTCGAATACAGATCGAATTTTAGGATGATATAATTCATCTCTATGCGTATATGTACGCATATTTTCAGAATATTATTTCCAATAATCGGTTTAAATAAATGCAAATACGCTACTTTGACGCTGGCATTGATACGTTCTCTTTCATGTTGCGCGTACCTCGTCGCGCAGATCGCCCGTTGGATGGGGAACATTCACAGGTAGCCTCCGCTATC
It includes:
- a CDS encoding ABC transporter ATP-binding protein produces the protein MAQNSGGLSPVVRVRGLKRCYGERTIIDGVDLEIRRGEFVTLLGRSGSGKSTLLRALAGLDHGVPGRGRLEIPKAISVVFQDARLLPWKKVIDNVALGLKGAAPEERALQSLAEVELTARASAWPMQLSGGEQQRAALARSLVREPDLLLLDEPFGALDALTRLRMQSLLLDLCARHKPAVLLVTHDVEEAINLAQRVLVLDEGRFTVDIQIDLPIEAGPRARRFAEVRAELLSALGVTERELRRVA
- a CDS encoding ABC transporter permease; its protein translation is MADISISRPRFGRLRVSNRWLSRNDAVNADDDSSSRRRRKLGPGRPIPYGAALGPALLLVLWLVGSATGYIDDRILSAPWTVATTGLELVQDGRLQENLWTSFVRSFWGLFWGIVAGASLGVIAGLSRVGEYLVDGPIQIKRAIPALALIPLLMLWFGIGEGMKILTIALITFAPIYIQTHDGLRSTDARFIELAETLDLTHAQFLRHVVLPAALPGFLLGLRFGVTYSWLALVVVEQVNATSGLGYMINLARTYGQTEVIILCLAVYAALGLSSDWLVRLITRKALPWRKILAD
- a CDS encoding ABC transporter substrate-binding protein produces the protein MKLIDAALLSVMLAGSAMASPLPESAPIPGHIAPGTTLVVGDPQTRVALTLSGELERLPFKVEWANISGGPQTIEAFRAKALDIGSVADIPPIHAQWTGLDVKIVAAKFRLDPVGHPIYVIATAPGSGIEKLEDLKGKKVAFSPGQAQGALVLRLLKKLNLAHNDVQLVELPSVGDAYVNALASKLVDVAPIAEANKQRFVQNYARDGAKALPHGLRDDPAYLYVVKSSLEDANKAAAVRAYVQAWGRATRWIEAHPDEWIKGYYVKDQGLKPDAGRFLVESNGKPDVPLEWGGAIERQQETIDLLAAELRKPVLKAEALFDRRFEKVAGAAYLGE
- a CDS encoding LLM class flavin-dependent oxidoreductase, giving the protein MTGSQRQLTLNLFIYPGGHHEAAWRYRASEPKRVLDIRYYQELAQKAEAAKFDAIFFADGPSLPENVRYSSRVRFEPVTWLTAIAAATSHIGLIGTASTTYNEPYNLARLFASLDHISNGRAGWNIVTTSDAGAAQNFGLPEHPPHGERYEKAREFLEVVTKLWDSWEDEALVADSESGIFADSEKVHAIDHVGRHYRVRGPLNVSRSPQGRPVYVQAGSSDDGRSFAAKFAEAIFTAHQTLASAQEFYADIKNRGAALGRHPAHIRVLPGISPFLGSTQAEADSLEEEINDLIQPAASLDQLKRMIGLDLSGFDLDGPFPRHLVDTGGPKGIASRFQLVLDIVDRENPTIRQLIKRLAGARGHRVVVGTPEHVANEIQTWFEHGAADGFNVMPPWLHGGFDAFVDEVVPILRKRGLFRHEYAGSTLRDHYGLTRPESGYAQARRKSA